In a genomic window of Wyeomyia smithii strain HCP4-BCI-WySm-NY-G18 chromosome 1, ASM2978416v1, whole genome shotgun sequence:
- the LOC129722156 gene encoding wolframin, with product MASWANRPPIKDTTNNNPTSARKKWNLEDKKSLRNLKYHFAEDGCSEVQYTLAKQLLEENAEADPAHNHAQGVHWLLRAAQQGHEQAIVMLTECYQTGRGINEMNEEDVRSCLAMSPGERSARRAAQELFASLSNGEEYVTAAQLEKRMREIYKLDKKRKRTRPDGAEAGEIRMEASPDRCGNRLNRRTSQFQQMNHISEANLLSAAVNYSNGRLPFVGNALILSVPNPQSLDHVPCFHRPFFHPIMFFSLLYHRLLTMLASFPGSGFSGIQLVLVMIAYSLFASDNLFTLVPVGAYYISIIVMVLCSFKMLKSKHEFIDFRMWSGLFLRYGDEHLNTDDSENQYLRNNLRPYLYFFIAFFTNVMLHPNINDQWLPFSEITVVSFVLTFVTMLAFMYTASERTFPDPMILFSFGLNVLAKYPYEMDSVVTTGWRFLDLKVPAFSTFVIGNGIEFCLNCRALLYLIIPLFLALIARRHGWRGVYQYLIPHCVTLAWLQICIISSQSATMFGLVRGALGLSGLLLFLPLFGIVTLLIPVFATIEWLSLTDSTVRLWSSISAAIIAILISFYMAASRRTEKYITFLQIAICVIATIFLTLPHMMSNFETLHSSEAAGLYDSSTASSQSKSQPMPPMGLSWESYYKFCHQPAWDRLGNKIRTQLRCAHLDGTAVRWEGSVVDLEIATRRNLRADLIHSYLPRFLANRIACFYGERVEPLCGPTEEQQHCEEMNSFMQQHTRCHLDKWNTYEYEIKVRMPSLGLLTKPAEVTLRAVHAFGNFTQSLNNSDRIWFIGILRNFLNPTATAQTDQPAGGSDFDDLHIDVGGAGGGRSDRSNMRLGRKNPLIEVLSIGCIHCQNPELTTIHVSDGLKVNARMRDLLRGIKYLLNVIFNPLVIFK from the exons ATGGCCAGTTGGGCGAATCGCCCCCCAATCAAAGATACCACAAACAATAACCCGACTTCAGCAAGAAAAAAGTGGAACCTTGAAG ATAAGAAATCTCTACGCAACTTAAAATATCATTTTGCGGAGGATGGCTGCTCGGAGGTTCAGTACACACTGGCCAAACAGTTGCTCGAGGAGAACGCGGAAGCAGATCCAGCCCATAATCATGCCCAGGGTGTACATTGGTTACTGCGAGCTGCTCAGCAAGGGCATGAACAGGCTATAGTTATGTTGACCGAATGCTATCAAACCGGACGAGGAATAAACGAAATGAATGAGGAGGATGTACGATCCTGTCTGGCGATGAGTCCAGGAGAGCGATCAGCTCGTAGAGCGGCCCAAGAATTGTTTGCTTCCCTTTCGAACGGCGAAGAATATGTGACAGCTGCTCAGCTGGAAAAGCGAATGCGTGAGATTTACAAGCTGgataaaaaacgaaaacgaaccCGCCCGGATGGTGCGGAAGCTGGTGAGATTCGAATGGAAGCCAGTCCCGATAGGTGCGGTAATCGACTAAATCGAAGAACCAGCCAGTTTCAACAGATGAACCACATTTCCGAAGCGAATTTGCTGTCGGCTGCCGTCAACTACTCGAATGGAAGGCTGCCCTTCGTGGGGAATGCTTTAATTCTATCCGTTCCTAATCCGCAAAGCCTAGATCATGTACCTTGCTTCCACAGGCCATTCTTTCATCCCATCATGTTCTTTTCACTGCTTTATCATCGTCTCTTGACAATGCTGGCTTCGTTCCCTGGCTCTGGATTTTCCGGGATTCAGTTGGTTTTAGTTATGATAGCGTATTCGTTATTTGCTAGCGATAATCTGTTTACTCTAGTTCCCGTTGGAGCGTACTACATTAGCATAATTGTCATGGTGCTGTGCAGCTTCAAAATGTTGAAATCTAAACATGAATTCATCGATTTCCGTATGTGGTCGGGATTGTTTCTGCGCTACGGCGATGAGCACCTAAATACGGACGATTCCGAGAATCAGTACCTGCGTAACAACCTTCGACCCTATCTGTACTTCTTCATCGCATTTTTCACAAATGTTATGCTGCATCCGAACATCAACGATCAGTGGTTACCGTTCTCGGAAATTACGGTAGTCTCCTTTGTTTTGACCTTCGTCACGATGTTGGCTTTCATGTACACCGCATCAGAGCGTACCTTTCCGGATCCTATGATTTTGTTCTCGTTTGGGTTGAACGTGCTGGCTAAGTATCCATACGAGATGGACTCGGTAGTGACAACCGGCTGGCGCTTCCTGGATCTCAAGGTGCCCGCTTTTTCGACATTCGTAATTGGCAATGGAATTGAATTCTGTCTGAATTGCCGTGCGTTGCTTTATCTGATAATACCGCTGTTTCTCGCGCTGATTGCACGTCGGCACGGCTGGCGGGGTGTGTACCAGTACCTAATACCGCACTGCGTTACCTTAGCTTGGTTGCAGATCTGCATTATCAGCTCACAATCGGCAACCATGTTTGGACTG GTGCGTGGTGCTCTCGGACTGTCAGGATTGCTGCTGTTTTTGCCACTGTTCGGAATTGTAACCTTACTGATTCCCGTTTTTGCCACTATCGAATGGCTGTCCCTAACCGATTCCACCGTTCGCTTGTGGTCATCAATCAGTGCCGCCATCATTGCAATTTTGATCTCATTCTATATGGCCGCATCGCGACGTACGGAAAAGTACATTACATTCCTGCAAATAGCAATCTGCGTCATAGCGACCATCTTTCTGACGTTACCCCACATGATGTCCAACTTTGAAACGCTTCACTCGTCAGAAGCAGCCGGATTGTACGACTCTAGTACCGCAAGCTCACAGTCCAAAAGTCAACCAATGCCACCGATGGGTCTGAGCTGGGAGTCCTACTATAAGTTTTGTCATCAGCCGGCTTGGGATAGGTTGGGTAACAAAATTCGCACTCAGCTGCGATGTGCTCATCTGGACGGAACGGCCGTCCGTTGGGAGGGTAGCGTAGTCGATCTGGAAATTGCCACACGGCGTAATCTGCGAGCGGATTTGATACATAGTTACTTGCCTCGATTCCTGGCCAACCGTATTGCCTGTTTCTATGGCGAACGGGTAGAACCGTTGTGCGGTCCAACGGAGGAGCAGCAGCACTGCGAAGAAATGAACAGCTTCATGCAGCAGCACACGCGTTGCCACCTGGACAAGTGGAACAC CTACGAATACGAAATAAAGGTGCGCATGCCATCGCTAGGATTATTAACGAAACCAGCCGAAGTGACGCTGCGGGCAGTGCACGCATTCGGCAACTTTACGCAGAGTCTCAATAACAGCGATCGAATTTGGTTCATCGGGATTTTGCGAAACTTTCTTAACCCTACCGCCACTGCTCAAACCGACCAGCCGGCAGGGGGCAGCGATTTTGATGATCTGCACATCGATGTTGGTGGTGCTGGTGGCGGCAGATCCGATCGCAGCAATATGCGGCTGGGAAGGAAGAACCCCCTGATAGAGGTGCTCTCGATCGGCTGCATTCACTGCCAAAATCCGGAGCTGACAACGATTCACGTGTCGGATGGTTTGAAGGTTAACGCCCGGATGCGGGATCTGCTGCGCGGTATCAAGTATTTGTTGAATGTCATCTTTAATCCACTTGTTATTTTCAAGTAG
- the LOC129732079 gene encoding uncharacterized protein LOC129732079: MAIHRFMARRGPPREFFSDNGTNLRGASKELMRQINDINSDCADELIDSRMKWTFNPPAAPHMGGVWERLVRSVKEVLDTLNDGKRLTDEILHTSVTAAEDLINSRPLVYVPQEVSEAEALTSNHFLRGISPNEAQMISPPPHTAETLRDAYKRSQELAQNMWVRWIREYVPSLNQRVKWHGETRMLKKGDLVYLVEGSKRKSWVRGRIEEVITASDGRVRQAWVRTSSGLFRRAVAQLAVIEIDEADEGKTRPEVTPGPGLRVGEMLRALH, from the coding sequence ATGGCTATTCATCGTTTCATGGCTCGCAGAGGGCCACCGCGAGAATTCTTTTCCGATAACGGGACCAATTTGAGAGGAGCCAGCAAGGAATTGATGAGACAAATCAACGATATCAACAGCGATTGTGCGGATGAATTGATCGACTCGCGCATGAAGTGGACTTTCAATCCACCTGCCGCCCCTCACATGGGCGGTGTTTGGGAGCGCTTAGTGAGGTCGGTCAAGGAAGTTTTGGACACCTTGAACGACGGAAAGCGGTTGACAGATGAAATTCTGCACACATCGGTGACGGCAGCTGAAGACCTAATTAACTCGAGGCCGCTAGTTTACGTTCCGCAAGAGGTGTCAGAAGCAGAAGCACTTACTTCTAATCACTTTCTGCGTGGTATTTCACCAAACGAGGCACAGATGATTTCACCTCCGCCACATACAGCGGAAACGTTGCGGGATGCGTACAAACGTTCGCAGGAGTTGGCACAAAATATGTGGGTACGATGGATTCGGGAATACGTTCCCTCATTGAACCAGCGAGTAAAGTGGCACGGAGAAACGAGAATGCTGAAAAAAGGGGACCTGGTTTACTTGGTCGAGGGATCTAAACGGAAATCTTGGGTGCGAGGAAGAATCGAAGAGGTCATAACAGCGAGTGACGGACGAGTACGGCAAGCATGGGTTAGAACGAGCAGCGGTTTGTTTCGGCGTGCTGTTGCGCAGTTAGCAGTGATCGAAATAGACGAGGCAGATGAAGGTAAAACCAGACCGGAAGTGACCCCCGGACCAGGTTTACGGGTCGGGGAAATGTTGAGAGCACTGCACTGA
- the LOC129717331 gene encoding uncharacterized protein LOC129717331, which translates to MAESRSSSCIMCQEIDTTDMVQCDVCDQWAHFSCAGVTRKIKDYPWSCLKCSNSLQVPLQKKGAAAGGAKKTSTEGRKSSRCESGSVSSAGATFEESLDKLKEEMEATEKAMENERILRTKRLEMERMLKEKQLRMEREFRELELQQEQDLQAYQLQQEQHILDQRLEREKEFLERRFRMRGKFDTAKIRLEQNYADAIGEERDEDVGGGSVAGSDEIFSQKVEQWLGAQRSVRCLDNRRLLNSTAALSEPIITNRRITGNETGLRGGRLQDFNRVSNQHQQGYGEQNDHDNDLVRLSAEERMALTDFRMGRMRRETVLEPAGLSQAQIAARQSVAKQLPVFRGEAELWPIFISSYEYTTQACGFSNLDNLKRLQDCLRRDALEAVRSRLVLPDSVPDVIRDLQNLFGKPEKLLKTLLVKVRQAKAPRADRLETFLHFGITVKQLCDHLEAAKLVDHLNNPMLVQELVEKLPPNYKLEWVRFKRNKTGTPLRVFTEFMNGIVSDVSEVSEFSASDLTDRNERFDKSRSNKREFVHVHNSSSSKGEKVFTTKNETPSVKNEKPCWVCRRTDHKIRFCEDFRKLNVAERVKIVEKYKLCELCLNNHGKSRCNFKIRCNLAGCQGNHHPLLHSCEEAVQIMEAHCNAHNRLNRSIIFRMLPVTLLFGNRKIDILAFLDEGSSITLVENAIVDKLKVAGVVEPLVVTWTGNMKRYENDSRRVNLMVSARGSAEKFLLREARTVGELILPKQEIHFNEISARYPHLKGLPVADYCKEEPKMMIGLDNMHVFAPLESKVGQPGEPIGVRSKLGWTVYGPEKRLSLTGALVNFHSVGAATNQELHDMIRQQYMLEETGVTPAGMPESAEDCRARELLKATTIRVGDRFETGLLWRDEDIVFPDSYPMAIKRMEALERKLSKNAQLRDKVIRQIEEYQAKGYAHKLTEEELTRTHSSAVWYLPLNVVVNQKKTGKIRLVWDAAASVNGVSLNSQLLKGPDLLTSLVAVLQRFRQRSVGFGGDIKEMFHQYLIRAQDKQAQRFVFRSSRSEAPQKFVMDVGTFGATCSPCSAQYIKNLNAEQFADQYPEAVRAIVDNHYVDDYFDSVDTVEEAVRLAKEVKMIHSRGGFVIRNWVSNSISFLRQMGERSNKDAVHFNKDKETGTERVLGIIWEPTQDVFSFSTTPREELVAALNGTEAPTKRMVLSCVMAMFDPLGLLSPFTVLGKMLVQDLWRTGCGWDDKIETECLVTWTHWIKLFPINADLRISRSYFGRAQSHQVQDLQLHIFTDAGEKAYGCVAYFRAIIDEEKICTLVMSRTKVAPLKQLSVPRLELQAAVLGARLMRTVQENHSFNIQRTYLWTDSQTVLSWIKSDQRKYKQFVGFRIGEILNSTKLIDWRWTPTRSNEADRLTKWRRDVELKSESNWFMGPSFLYEDEEKWPQQCQPATTREELRAQFLFHDIVLEDSLVDVNRFSKWNILVRTMACVLRFVSNCRRQMQGLPVETLKATKKQAQIILPAKYPIIRSPLKQKEFQQAECHLLRACQAEVFGDELKTLIKNRNRPVNEWVALEKSSPLYKLTPLIDENDIIRMEGRTEKAEFWPFDLRFPIILPKEHRVTKLIVLHYHVRFGHGYRETVKNEIRQRFHIPKVGSVVQKVSKECQGCKFRWH; encoded by the exons ATGGCTGAATCGAGATCCAGCAGTTGTATTATGTGTCAGGAAATCGACACAACCGATATGGTCCAGTGCGACGTTTGCGACCAGTGGGCGCATTTTAGCTGCGCTGGAGTAACCAGGAAAATAAAAGACTATCCGTGGAGTTGTCTGAAATGCAGTAACTCTCTGCAAGTGCCGTTGCAGAAAAAAGGTGCTGCTGCCGGCGGGGCAAAAAAGACCTCTACTGAAGGGAGAAAAAGTTCGCGCTGCGAAAGTGGTTCGGTGAGTAGTGCTGGCGCTACGTTTGAAGAGTCTTTGGATAAACTTAAAGAAGAGATGGAGGCCACTGAGAAGGCTATGGAGAACGAACGCATTCTGCGTACAAAACGACTCGAAATGGAACGTATGCTGAAAGAGAAACAGCTCCGTATGGAAAGAGAGTTTCGCGAGCTGGAACTGCAGCAAGAACAAGATTTGCAGGCATACCAGTTACAACAAGAACAGCATATACTGGATCAGCGTttggaaagagagaaagaatttCTTGAAAGGCGGTTTAGAATGCGTGGAAAATTTGATACGGCGAAAATAAGACTTGAACAAAACTATGCCGATGCCATCGGAGAAGAAAGAGATGAAGATGTGGGTGGTGGCTCAGTCGCTGGAAGCGACGAAATATTCAGCCAAAAGGTGGAACAGTGGCTTGGTGCTCAAAGGTCCGTACGCTGTTTGGACAATCGGAGACTGCTTAATTCTACTGCCGCGTTGTCTGAACCAATAATCACGAACAGAAGAATAACCGGAAATGAAACGGGACTCAGAGGGGGTCGATTACAAGACTTTAATCGTGTTTCGAACCAGCATCAGCAGGGATACGGTGAGCAAAATGACCACGATAATGATTTGGTGCGGTTGAGTGCAGAGGAAAGAATGGCACTGACAGATTTCCGCATGGGACGTATGAGACGCGAAACGGTTTTGGAACCAGCAGGGCTTTCTCAAGCGCAAATTGCTGCTCGTCAATCAGTGGCCAAACAATTACCAGTGTTCAGGGGTGAAGCCGAGCTCTGGCCAATATTCATAAGTAGCTATGAGTACACTACTCAAGCATGTGGGTTTTCCAATCTAGACAATCTCAAGCGACTGCAGGACTGCTTGAGAAGAGATGCTCTCGAGGCCGTGAGAAGTCGGCTAGTTTTACCCGATTCGGTTCCCGATGTTATCCGCGACTTGCAAAATTTGTTTGGGAAACCGGAAAAACTATTGAAGACGTTGTTAGTTAAGGTACGCCAGGCCAAAGCGCCAAGAGCTGATCGTCTAGAGACGTTTCTACATTTTGGTATCACAGTTAAACAGCTGTGTGATCACTTAGAAGCCGCGAAACTTGTAGACCATTTGAACAACCCTATGTTGGTTCAGGAGCTGGTAGAAAAACTCCCCCCCAACTACAAGTTGGAATGGGTTCGCTTTAAACGGAACAAAACTGGTACCCCTCTTAGAGTGTTTACCGAATTCATGAACGGCATCGTATCAGATGTCTCCGAGGTCAGCGAATTTTCCGCATCTGATCTCACGGATCGAAACGAACGCTTTGATAAATCAAGGTCAAACAAAAGAGAGTTTGTTCACGTTCACAATTCGTCATCTAGCAAAGGGGAAAAGGTATTTACTACGAAAAACGAGAcaccatctgtgaaaaatgaaaaaccgtGTTGGGTATGTCGAAGAACCGATCACAAAATCAGATTTTGTGAAGACTTTCGCAAACTCAACGTTGCGGAGCGTGTGAAGATtgtcgaaaaatataaattgtGTGAGTTGTGTCTCAACAACCACGGAAAAAGTCGTTGCAACTTTAAAATACGTTGCAATTTGGCAGGCTGCCAAGGAAACCACCATCCTCTTTTACATAGTTGCGAAGAAGCCGTACAGATTATGGAAGCGCATTGTAACGCTCACAATCGCCTAAACCGTTCGATTATTTTCAGGATGCTGCCGGTAACACTGCTTTTTGGAAACCGAAAAATTGACATTCTTGCCTTTTTAGACGAAGGGTCGTCTATTACTCTTGTAGAAAATGCAATCGTAGACAAGTTAAAGGTGGCTGGTGTCGTCGAACCTCTAGTCGTCACGTGGACTGGAAACATGAAGCGTTACGAAAATGATTCCAGAAGAGTGAATTTGATGGTGTCCGCTAGGGGGTCTGCCGAAAAGTTTCTATTGCGAGAGGCACGCACGGTTGGAGAACTTATTCTGCCGAAGCAGGAGATACACTTTAACGAAATCTCAGCTCGGTACCCCCACCTGAAGGGCCTACCGGTCGCAGACTACTGTAAGGAAGAACCAAAAATGATGATCGGACTGGATAACATGCACGTGTTCGCTCCACTAGAGTCCAAAGTTGGTCAACCAGGTGAACCAATTGGAGTTCGATCGAAATTGGGCTGGACAGTATATGGCCCGGAGAAACGGCTTTCGTTAACTGGAGCGCTTGTAAACTTTCACAGTGTTGGAGCAGCAACCAATCAGGAGCTACACGACATGATACGCCAACAGTACATGCTGGAGGAAACCGGTGTCACACCAGCAGGAATGCCAGAGTCCGCTGAAGACTGTCGAGCGCGTGAACTTTTGAAAGCCACCACGATACGTGTAGGTGACCGTTTTGAAACGGGCCTCTTATGGCGCGATGAGGATATAGTTTTTCCAGATAGTTATCCTATGGCGATAAAACGGATGGAAGCGTTGGAgagaaaattatcgaaaaatgcCCAGTTGCGTGACAAAGTTATTCGCCAGATCGAGGAATATCAAGCTAAGGGCTATGCGCATAAATTAACGGAAGAAGAACTCACACGTACACATTCATCAGCAGTATGGTATTTACCACTGAACGTGGTTGTGAATCAGAAAAAAACAGGTAAAATACGGTTGGTTTGGGACGCAGCAGCATCGGTCAATGGAGTGTCGCTCAACAGTCAGCTGCTAAAAGGTCCTGACTTATTGACATCCCTAGTCGCAGTGCTTCAACGTTTTCGTCAACGATCTGTGGGATTTGGCGGAGATATCAAAGAGATGTTCCACCAGTATTTGATCAGAGCACAAGATAAGCAGGCGCAGCGGTTCGTATTTAGGTCCAGTAGAAGTGAAGCGCCGCAAAAATTTGTCATGGATGTTGGTACCTTTGGAGCAACGTGCTCCCCGTGTTCGGCgcaatatataaaaaatttgaaCGCGGAGCAGTTTGCTGATCAGTACCCTGAAGCAGTAAGAGCAATTGTTGACAATCATTATGTTGACGACTACTTTGATAGCGTCGACACAGTGGAAGAAGCAGTACGACTAGCGAAAGAGGTGAAAATGATACACTCCCGAGGAGGTTTCGTTATACGGAACTGGGTATCCAACTCGATATCGTTCCTACGGCAGATGGGTGAGCGGAGCAATAAAGATGCGGTTCACTTTAATAAAGACAAAGAAACTGGAACTGAGAGGGTCCTAGGAATAATCTGGGAGCCAACCCAGGATGTGTTTTCATTCTCCACCACTCCACGAGAGGAATTAGTTGCTGCTTTAAATGGCACAGAAGCCCCTACCAAGAGGATGGTCCTCAGCTGCGTCATGGCCATGTTTGATCCTCTGGGGCTCCTGTCTCCATTCACTGTCCTGGGAAAGATGTTGGTACAAGATCTATGGAGAACAGGTTGCGGATGGGACGATAAAATCGAAACCGAATGTTTGGTAACCTGGACGCACTGGATCAAGTTGTTCCCAATAAATGCGGACTTACGAATAAGTAGAAGTTACTTTGGGAGAGCTCAATCCCATCAAGTACAGGATCTGCAGCTTCACATTTTCACTGATGCGGGGGAAAAAGCGTACGGCTGCGTGGCATATTTCCGTGCCATCATTGATGAGGAAAAAATTTGTACGCTAGTCATGAGTCGCACAAAGGTTGCTCCGCTGAAACAATTAAGCGTTCCCCGGCTAGAACTTCAAGCGGCGGTACTAGGAGCTAGACTGATGCGTACGGTTCAGGAGAACCATAGCTTCAACATCCAGCGAACATACCTCTGGACCGATTCACAGACAGTATTGTCCTGGATCAAGTCGGATCAGCGAAAATATAAACAGTTTGTGGGATTTCGCATTGGAGAGATTCTCAACAGCACAAAACTAATAGATTGGCGGTGGACACCAACGAGGTCGAACGAAGCCGACAGGCTGACGAAGTGGAGGCGGGATGTAGAGCTTAAATCGGAAAGTAACTGGTTCATGGGACCAAGTTTTCTGTATGAGGATGAGGAGAAATGGCCGCAACAATGCCAACCAGCCACCACGAGAGAAGAGCTACGGGCACAATTTTTGTTCCACGATATAGTTTTAGAGGACAGTCTGGTGGATGTTAATCGGTTCTCCAAATGGAATATTTTAGTGAGGACAATGGCATGCGTTCTCAGATTTGTTTCAAACTGCCGAAGACAAATGCAAGGTCTTCCGGTAGAGACGCTAAAGGCAACGAAGAAGCAAGCACAGATAATTTTGCCAGCAAAGTACCCGATAATTCGTTCACCGTTAAAGCAGAAGGAGTTCCAACAAGCCGAATGCCATTTATTACGTGCTTGTCAGGCCGAAGTGTTTGGAGACGAACTCAAAACTCTGATAAAAAATCGGAACCGCCCAGTGAATGAGTGGGTAGCGTTGGAAAAATCAAGTCCATTATATAAATTGACACCGCTCATCGATGAGAACGATATAATCCGGATGGAGGGTCGTACAGAGAAAGCCGAGTTCTGGCCATTTGATTTGCGTTTTCCAATAATTTTACCGAAAGAACATCGTGTCACAAAATTAATAGTTCTACATTATCACGTACGCTTCGGCCATGGGTACCGAGAGACGGTTAAAAATGAGATTCGTCAGCGTTTCCATATTCCTAAGGTTGGCTCGGTAGTACAAAAGGTTTCTAAAGAGTGTCAGGGGTGCAAG TTTCGTTGGCATTGA